Proteins encoded in a region of the Mucilaginibacter sabulilitoris genome:
- a CDS encoding ABC transporter ATP-binding protein gives MQAQESQKINKKPPGIFSLLKPYMGLVTLLLLFALLSNGMNLWLPKIIASGIDDYAKQHFVFIDIIKKFTLAVLFIFVFSYLQTIIQTYASERVARDLRKKLSDKISRQSYAFIEQANPAKLLTNLTADIDSIKLFVSQALVSIVSSLFIIIGASILLFTINWKLALAVIAIIPIIGGTFFYVLKKVRALFIKSRGVIDQLNKVINESILGAALIRVINSQQLEYHKFLQANTEAKEYGLRILGFFAGLIPIVTFTANLAALTILMMGGHFVINGSMTLGSFAAFNSYLSLLIFPIFILGFMSNLIAQASASFIRISTVLNAPDIAESGTLKETLRGDIELKDVSVVYGQKPALKNISLAVSAGSKIAVIGPTAAGKTQLLYLLTNLINPASGAVHYDGRDIAAYNSESFHSQVGFVFQDSIIFNMSIRENIAFSDTVTDESLQKAIDTAELRDFIGSLPDGLNTIVSERGSSLSGGQKQRIMLARALAVNPKVLLLDDFTARVDNTTEKKILTNIQKNYPGLTLISVTQKIASVEHYDQIILLMQGEIVASGVHDDLMHTSPDYVQIFNSQQSTSNYEHGIAH, from the coding sequence ATGCAAGCACAGGAATCTCAAAAAATAAATAAAAAACCTCCAGGTATATTTAGTTTGCTAAAGCCCTATATGGGGTTGGTAACACTACTTTTATTGTTTGCTTTATTAAGTAACGGCATGAATTTATGGCTGCCCAAAATCATAGCAAGTGGTATTGATGATTACGCCAAACAACACTTTGTGTTTATTGATATTATAAAAAAGTTCACACTTGCTGTATTGTTCATTTTTGTTTTCAGCTATTTGCAAACCATTATTCAAACCTACGCGTCTGAACGAGTAGCGCGCGATTTGAGGAAAAAACTATCTGACAAGATATCGCGCCAAAGCTATGCCTTTATCGAGCAGGCTAATCCGGCTAAACTACTTACAAACCTAACTGCCGATATTGATTCTATTAAGCTTTTTGTATCACAAGCGCTCGTGTCTATAGTATCGTCGCTGTTTATCATTATCGGCGCAAGTATATTACTGTTTACCATTAACTGGAAACTTGCATTGGCTGTAATTGCTATAATTCCGATTATAGGCGGCACATTTTTTTATGTGTTAAAAAAAGTACGCGCGTTATTCATAAAAAGTCGTGGTGTTATTGACCAGTTAAACAAGGTAATTAACGAAAGTATACTCGGCGCTGCATTAATACGTGTCATCAATTCGCAACAACTGGAGTATCATAAATTTTTACAGGCCAATACCGAGGCTAAGGAATACGGGTTGAGGATATTGGGCTTTTTTGCGGGACTTATACCCATTGTAACTTTTACCGCTAATTTGGCGGCCTTAACCATTTTAATGATGGGCGGACATTTTGTAATTAATGGCAGCATGACATTAGGTAGCTTTGCCGCTTTTAACAGTTACCTGTCATTACTCATATTCCCGATATTTATATTGGGTTTTATGAGCAACCTGATAGCCCAGGCCTCTGCATCATTCATCAGGATCAGCACCGTTTTAAATGCTCCGGATATTGCCGAAAGCGGCACATTAAAGGAAACGCTGCGTGGCGACATCGAACTTAAGGATGTGTCGGTTGTTTACGGGCAAAAGCCTGCGCTGAAAAATATATCGCTGGCGGTGTCTGCCGGTTCAAAAATAGCGGTTATAGGGCCAACGGCGGCGGGTAAAACGCAGCTGCTTTATTTATTAACCAATTTAATTAATCCGGCTTCCGGGGCGGTACATTATGACGGGCGGGATATTGCTGCTTATAATAGCGAATCGTTCCATAGCCAGGTGGGTTTTGTATTTCAGGACAGCATTATTTTCAACATGAGCATCCGGGAAAACATTGCCTTTAGCGATACGGTAACCGATGAGTCATTACAGAAGGCCATTGATACTGCCGAGCTGAGAGATTTTATAGGAAGTTTGCCTGATGGACTAAATACAATTGTATCTGAACGCGGATCGAGCCTTTCGGGCGGACAAAAGCAGCGTATAATGCTGGCCCGGGCTTTGGCTGTAAATCCTAAAGTTTTATTGCTTGATGATTTTACCGCAAGGGTTGATAATACTACCGAAAAAAAGATCCTAACCAATATTCAAAAAAACTACCCGGGATTAACACTGATATCGGTTACGCAAAAAATAGCATCTGTGGAGCATTATGACCAGATCATACTGCTGATGCAGGGCGAAATTGTAGCCAGTGGTGTACACGATGACCTGATGCACACCAGCCCGGATTATGTACAGATATTTAACTCACAACAGAGTACCAGCAATTACGAACATGGTATTGCTCATTAA
- a CDS encoding MarR family winged helix-turn-helix transcriptional regulator — translation MKPVVQLVEEWSGFEEVSDDHSVEAFCRYYLQKQRPKPKNPGKAGERIMNGAHLLKTMGRILSAYSLYFRSAVNHIGAPPAECFYYLNGLLHLGEVRKSDLINHMFAETTTGMEVINRLIREEKVSERTSPDDKRAKLITITEQGLQALDEYYKISGKVVEMTFKDINDDVIVDCYEMLKYCEQRNSVTAIEFKNKPFDKMYQHIMDNKPGDILNEE, via the coding sequence ATGAAGCCTGTTGTGCAATTAGTAGAAGAATGGTCTGGCTTTGAAGAAGTTAGCGACGACCATAGTGTGGAGGCTTTTTGCCGGTACTACCTTCAAAAGCAAAGACCAAAGCCTAAGAACCCTGGCAAAGCCGGAGAACGAATAATGAACGGGGCACATTTATTGAAAACCATGGGGCGTATCCTGAGCGCATACTCCCTGTATTTCAGATCGGCAGTTAACCATATTGGCGCCCCTCCTGCCGAATGTTTTTATTATTTAAACGGCCTGCTGCATTTGGGCGAAGTAAGAAAAAGCGATTTGATTAACCACATGTTTGCCGAAACAACAACCGGTATGGAAGTTATTAACAGGCTTATACGTGAGGAAAAAGTAAGTGAGCGAACATCACCGGATGACAAACGCGCCAAACTTATTACAATAACCGAACAGGGGCTTCAGGCTTTGGATGAATACTATAAGATATCGGGCAAGGTTGTTGAAATGACGTTTAAGGATATTAATGATGATGTTATTGTAGATTGTTACGAAATGCTGAAGTACTGTGAGCAACGTAATTCTGTTACAGCCATCGAGTTTAAAAATAAACCATTTGATAAAATGTATCAGCACATCATGGATAATAAACCGGGAGATATTTTAAACGAAGAGTAA